A stretch of Leucobacter aridicollis DNA encodes these proteins:
- a CDS encoding acetolactate synthase large subunit, with product MRRVVYGPRSSTTVRKQRMTLESNAIQRQTGEPPARGERMTGAMAVVRSLDALGVTDVFGLPGGAVLPLYDTLMGDEHLRHVLVRHEQGGGHAAEGYAAASGKVGVAIATSGPGATNLVTAIADAYMDSVPLLAITGQVFSHLMGTDAFQEADIMGITMPITKHSFLVKTAEEVPAAIAAAYHLASTGRPGPVLVDITKDAQEGEVDFVWDPRVELPGYRPITKANSKQIQAAAELIAEAQRPVFYVGGGVGRAGAAEELKQLAELVGAPVVTTLMARGVFPDSHPQHLGMPGMHGTVPAVLALQESDLLITLGARFDDRVTGKAALFAPDAKVIHADIDPAEIGKIRAADVPIVGDAADVISDLIAAVSTAKLGRDFADTTAWWDRLRGLQETYPLGYAETSDGLLSPQHVIQRIGELTGPEAIYAAGVGQHQMWAAQFIKYERPNAWLNSGGAGTMGYAVPAAMGAKVAEPERTVWAIDGDGCFQMTNQELATCVVNNIPIKVAVINNSSLGMVRQWQTLIYDGRYSNTELNTGHGSQRVPDFVKLGEAYGCLAIRVEKEDEIDAAIKLALETNDRPVVIDFVVSADAMVWPMVRQGTSNSDIQYVLEQAPEWEEE from the coding sequence TTGCGCCGGGTCGTCTATGGTCCGCGCTCATCCACCACCGTAAGAAAGCAAAGAATGACCCTCGAGTCGAACGCTATTCAACGTCAAACAGGGGAGCCGCCTGCCCGCGGCGAACGCATGACCGGCGCGATGGCTGTAGTCCGCAGCCTTGACGCGCTTGGGGTCACCGATGTCTTCGGTCTCCCCGGCGGCGCCGTCCTCCCGCTCTACGACACGTTGATGGGGGATGAGCACCTCCGTCACGTCCTCGTGCGCCACGAGCAGGGCGGCGGCCATGCCGCGGAGGGCTATGCCGCAGCGTCCGGCAAGGTCGGCGTCGCAATCGCAACGTCGGGCCCCGGCGCGACGAACCTCGTCACCGCCATCGCCGACGCGTACATGGATTCGGTGCCGCTGCTTGCGATCACCGGCCAGGTGTTCTCGCACCTGATGGGCACCGACGCGTTCCAGGAGGCCGACATCATGGGCATCACGATGCCCATCACCAAGCACTCCTTCCTCGTGAAGACTGCGGAGGAGGTGCCGGCCGCGATCGCCGCCGCGTACCACCTTGCGTCGACCGGACGCCCCGGCCCCGTGCTCGTCGACATCACGAAGGACGCGCAGGAGGGCGAGGTCGACTTCGTCTGGGACCCGCGCGTCGAGCTGCCCGGCTACCGCCCGATCACGAAGGCGAACAGCAAGCAGATCCAGGCCGCGGCCGAGCTCATCGCGGAGGCGCAGCGCCCCGTGTTCTACGTCGGCGGCGGCGTGGGCCGCGCCGGCGCGGCCGAGGAGCTCAAGCAGCTCGCAGAGCTCGTTGGCGCCCCCGTCGTCACCACGCTGATGGCGCGCGGCGTGTTCCCCGACTCGCACCCGCAGCATCTCGGGATGCCCGGCATGCACGGCACCGTTCCGGCGGTGCTCGCGCTGCAGGAGTCCGACCTCCTCATCACGCTCGGCGCGCGCTTTGACGACCGGGTGACTGGCAAGGCGGCGCTGTTCGCACCCGATGCGAAGGTCATCCACGCCGACATCGATCCCGCCGAGATCGGCAAGATTCGCGCGGCAGATGTGCCGATCGTTGGCGACGCTGCAGATGTCATCTCCGACCTCATCGCCGCGGTGTCGACCGCGAAGCTCGGGCGCGATTTCGCGGATACGACCGCCTGGTGGGACCGCCTGCGCGGCCTGCAGGAGACCTACCCGCTCGGGTACGCCGAGACGAGCGACGGCCTGCTGTCGCCGCAGCACGTCATCCAGCGGATCGGCGAGCTCACCGGCCCCGAGGCGATCTACGCGGCGGGCGTTGGCCAGCACCAGATGTGGGCCGCTCAGTTCATCAAGTACGAGCGCCCGAACGCCTGGCTGAACTCCGGCGGCGCCGGCACGATGGGCTACGCAGTCCCAGCCGCCATGGGCGCGAAGGTCGCCGAGCCCGAGCGCACGGTCTGGGCGATCGACGGCGACGGCTGCTTCCAGATGACCAATCAGGAGCTCGCGACCTGCGTCGTGAACAACATCCCGATCAAGGTCGCGGTCATCAACAACTCCTCGCTTGGCATGGTGCGCCAGTGGCAGACCCTCATCTATGACGGCCGCTACTCGAACACCGAGCTGAACACGGGCCACGGGTCGCAGCGCGTGCCCGACTTCGTGAAGCTTGGCGAAGCGTACGGCTGCCTCGCGATCCGCGTGGAGAAGGAAGACGAGATCGACGCCGCGATCAAGCTCGCGCTTGAGACCAACGATCGTCCTGTGGTGATCGACTTCGTCGTGAGCGCCGACGCGATGGTGTGGCCGATGGTCCGCCAGGGCACGTCGAACAGTGACATTCAGTATGTCCTTGAGCAAGCCCCCGAGTGGGAGGAAGAGTAA